The nucleotide sequence GTCCGGGAGTGGCACGGTCCGCTCGTCCAGCACGCACCACCGGCGGTAACGGAACACCATCGAACCATCACCCAGCAGCACCACACGTCCTCCGGTCCGCGGTGGCAGACCCGCCACGCGGCCGAGCGTGAACGCGTGTGGCTGCTCGGGAGTGGCGGATTTCCGCGCCCGCCACGGCAGGAGAATGTCCGTCGCATAACGCGCGCCGAAGATCGCGAAACGCATCGCCGCCGGAGCCAGCCATGCCGCCAGCAGGATGATCCCGACACACAGCGCCGCCGCGAGCCAGGGCGCGATGAAATACATCACGCCCACCAACGCCAGCACGGCGGTCCTCGCCAGTTTCAGCAACGCATCCAGCGTCGAGAAGGGAGACAGGATGATCAGCACGTTGATCGCGTGGCTGCACACCCACACCACGAGAAAGGCCACCACCGCCGCCGGAATCATCAGCCAGGAGACATCCAGCATGGCAAAGCCCGGGCCAGCCACCCATGCCGCCGGCACAGCCACCCGTCCGGCCTCCATGTGCTTCGCCATTTCGTGGGCCACCAGCGGCACGAAGGCGCTGCTCGCGACCAAGGCGCTCAGCTTGTTTTCAAAAAGCTCCACCATGTCGAACGGCTTCTTCAGCAATCCGGGAACCGCGGTGCCCAGCGAATCCTTGAGAAAACACAGGGAGAGCAGCGCGAAACCGGTTCCCCAAGCCCAGGGTTGGGCATACCACGGCAGCTTCGCCCTGTGTTCCGCCGGTGTATGCCAGTAACGCCACACCCCCACCGAACTCACGCCGAGCAACGGGGAAATCGCCACACCCGTGATTTCCGTGATACCCTGGCTGAGCGCCACGCCCGGCACGAGCTCGGCTTTCGGCACCGTCGGCACGGGTTCTTCCGCGGCCCGGACACCGGATGCGAAAAGCAGCAGACAGATCAAAGCACGGAAAAAATTCATGCGGCACCCGTAACAGCTGCCGTTGCTTCTGTCCACATTCCAAGAGGCGGCCCCCGCGCCACAGTGACCGGGTCAAGGAGTCACAAGTGCGACGTCTTCGCGCGCTTTTTCGATCCTGGCAGACAATGATTCACCCGGCACCAACTGTCATTTTTCATTCATTTCAAACGAATTATATCCATCAAAAACCATCTCGCACGCTTCCTGCGACAAGAGATGACGTAACAACGAACTCAACACATGAACTTCACCCAACGCTATCAGCCCACCCGCACCTGGTTCAACGAATTCGACCGTCTGTTCGACCGCAGCGCCTTCAACGCGCCGCGTGAAACCTTTCACGAAACCGAGAATGCCTGGGTGCTCCGCATCGATCTTCCGGGCTATGCCAAGGAAGACATCCAACTCTCGCTTACCGACGACATCCTCGAACTCACCGCCGAGACATCGCCCGAAACGGCCTTCGGTGGAAAACTCGTCCGCCGGTGGAAACTCGGCGGGGATGTGGACGGAGCCAACACCAACGCCCGCCTCGATAACGGCGTGCTGGAACTGACACTTCCGAAAAAGCCGAAGGCGGTCCCCCAGCCCACCAACATCGAGATCCAATCTTCCAACAACTGAACCAATCCATCATCATGAGCAACTGCCAATGCCCCACCGAAACCGCCGCCGTCCGTCCGCAATTCCGCACCCGCGAGGATGAGAACGGAGCCACCCTGCAAATCGCCCTTCCCGGCGTGCGCAAGGAAGACATCAACCTCACCTTACATGAATCCAGTCTCCGCATCGACGCCACCCGTGGCGACACGGTGCCGGAAGATTGGAAAACACACCGCGACACCGGAGCCGTCCAACGCTACGGCCTCGACATCCGCCTGACCAACCGGCTCGACGGGACCAAGACCACGGCCACCATCGATGCGGGAGTCCTCACGCTGCAAGTCCCGCTGCGCGAGGAATCCAAGCCTCGTCAGATCGCGGTAAACTGATTTTCCTGGGTGGTTAATTGATGGGAACCGGCTTGCAGGTCAGCGCGTGCGCGCTCTCCGGCAGGCCGGTTTTTCCGTGCCGGAACTGAGGATCACCGTTCCAACAAGAAACCGGCGGAATCGAAGCGGGGGGAGCTTGCGATTCACGCCGGTTTTTCTCAGCGGGGGGAGTTGGGGGGATCGTTACTTGCTTGCTTGGGGGGAAGGTTGCCCGCGGCGACGGAAGTAGATTTATCTGATTCCCGGCCATTCCACCAGCGCGTGATCGCGTATACGTGATCACGGAAACCGCTTTCCTCAAATCGACGCAGAAAGACATATGCAAGTTTCTTGCAAATTGATGATGGCAGTTCCAAGTTCGCGGCGTGCGCGGCTCACCACTCATCCGTTTTTTTCTTCTCGCTCTCGCCCTGGCGGCGACAGCGGCGGGACTTGCCCGGGTGACTTCTTCCCGAAGTGGTCCGGTTCCGACGGAATCCTCCGCTCCGGTAGCTAAACCGGAGAAGACCAAAAATGCGGCTCCGTTCCGCTTGGTTCTTTCCGCTCCCGCGACGGAGGTGGTGTTGAGCGCTACCAACGAGATCCGCACCGGTGCGGCAGGCGGCGGCGTTTCCGGGACTCTGGAAATCGATCCAGCCAATCCAGCCGTTTCCCTCTCCGTCCGATGGAAAAATCCTCCCGCGCCGGGTGAACACCGCTTTGCGAAACTCACGCTTGAAGCCGCAGGACAGGACACCTTCAACCACGTGTTCGATGCCGGTGGCGATATTGATGATTTCCTGGAACTCCCGATCGCAAAATGAGTGATACCCACCACGATTGCTGCGCCCACCACGGCCAACATCATGAGTTGGTCATCGACCGGCTCACGGTGAGCTATCGCCGCGTCCTGGCTTTGGAAAAAGTCTCGCTTGCCACCTCATGCGGAAACCGCGTGGCGCTGATCGGACCAAACGGTGCCGGCAAGAGCACGCTGCTCAAGGCCATCGCCGGGCTGGTCCCGCGCGAGAGCGGTACGATCCGCTGGCGGGGTACGGCGGTGAAAAAGTGGTCCCGGGAATTCGCCTACCTGCCCCAGCGTGAGGAGGTTGACTGGTCGTTCCCGATCACCGTCCGGGGTCTGGTGGAAATGGGCCGCTATCCCCAGACCGGATGGTGGAGAAAATTTTCCTCGGAAGATACCGCAGCCGTGGACAGGGCCCTGGAATCCCTCGCCCTGACAGGACTCCAGCACCGCCAGATCCGCGAGCTTTCCGGTGGCCAGCAGCAGCGGGCGTTCCTCGCGAGGGCGCTGGCGCAGGAAGCGCACGTGCTCTTGCTGGACGAGCCTTTCACCGGACTCGACCGAAATGCCTCGCAGCTTCTCGGTGATCTCTTGAACAAGCTCGCGCACGAAGGCCGTCTCGTCATCGCCTCGCATCACGACCTGAACACGGTACCTCGCCTGTTTGACGAAGCCCTGGTGCTCGCCACCCGGCCGCTGGCATTCGGCCCGGTTGGAGAAGTCCTGACACCGGAACTCATCGAGCACACGTTCCATCAACCCGCCCCCGGCGCCTGAAATCATGGATTTCGAACTGCTGACCAATCCATTCTATCAACGCGCGCTCGCTACGGCGGGGTTCATCGGCTTCGCCAACGGCTTCTTCAGCGGCTTTGTGGTGCTGCGTCGGGACGCTCTCTCCGTCTCCGCTCTCTCGCACACCATGCTGCCGGGCATCGCGCTGGGGATTTTTCTCACAGGAGCGCTCAGCCAATGGAACGCGTTTCTCGGAGCCATGTTCGCGGCCCTGCTCGTCGGCCTCGGTTCGGTGGCGGTCGCGCGTGGGAAACGTGTCCAGCAGGGCACCGCGCTCGCCGTGCTCTACACCGCAGCCTTCGCGGCGGGCATCGCCCTTCTGCCCAAGCTCGACACCCGACAGGAGTTGGAACACTGGCTCTTCGGAGACATCATCGCCGTGGGAAATGCGGACATCTGGATCGCATTCGGCATCGGAGCCTTCACCCTGCTCATCACGAATCTGCTGATGCGCCCCATCTTGCTGACACTCTTCGAGCCGAATGTGGCGGCGGCACAGGGCGTGCCGGTCCGGTTCATCCAGTATCTGGTTTTCGGACTGCTGGTCCTGGCGCTGGTCTCCTCCCTGCAGGCCGTTGGCTGTGTGCTTTCCGTCGGGCTTCTGGTGACCCCCGCCGCGACGGTTTCGCTGCTCACCGACCGCACGTCCTCGCTGTTCTGGGGTGGCGGACTCATCGGCGGGTTCGGTTCGGTGGCGGCGGTGTTATTTTCAGGCAACTTCGGAATCGCCCCGGGACCGGCGATCGTGATCGTGCTGGGACTGCTTTTCGTCGCGGCCTATTTGTTCAGTCCGAAGTACGGGCTCTTCGCTCCGAAGCGGCACTGATTCCCTGTCAGTGGCTTGAAATGGTAAGGACGGAGCGGCTTTCTCCCCAAATACTTCCCGTTCCCCCGATATGAGGGATTGCAAGGAAGCCCGCCAGTTGGCATTGCAAGGCCGCGCCGCGCGATTTTTTCCCTACCCTGCGGTGATTTGCCTCCCATGAAACCTACACTCCTTGTTCTCGCAGCCGGAATGGGCAGCCGATATGGCGGCCTCAAGCAGATGGATCCGATGGGTCCGAATGGTGAAACCGTGCTGGATTACTCCGTCTATGATGCCATCCGCGCCGGTTTCGGCCGCGTCGTTTTCATCATCCGCGAGGATTTCGCGGACGCGTTCCGCGAGGGCGTGGGTTCCCGTTTCGCCGACCGCATCCAGGTGGACTACGCGTTTCAAAAACTCACGGACCTGCCGGAGGGCTTCGAGGTTCCTGAGGGACGCACCAAGCCATGGGGCACGTCGCACGCCATCCGCGCGGCCCGCGACCTCGTGAAAGAATCCTTCGCCGTCATCAACGCGGACGATTTCTACGGAGCCGACGCTTATGTCTGTGCCGCGAATTTCCTCACCCACCCGCGCGCCGAACTCGCGCGCGCTCATTACGCGATGGTCGGCTACCCGCTCATCAACACCCTTTCCGACCACGGCGACGTGAACCGGGGCATCTGCGCCACCAATGAAGACGCTCTCCTCACCACGGTGGAGGAATACGTGAACATCGAGCGCGAGGCCGATGGCGTGGTCCGTGGAAACGCGCTGGACGGCACCCGCCGCGAGGTCAGCGAGACCTCCCCCGTGTCCATGAACTTCTGGGCGTTCAGCCATTGCTTCTTTGATTTCCTTGAACACGAGTTCACCGAATTCCTGAAGATCAACGGCAAGTTGGAGAAATCAGAGTGCTACATCCCCACCGTCGTCGACGCGCTGATCCGCGCTGGCAAGGCCGATTGCACCGTGCTTGAAACGAGCAGCCACTGGTTCGGCGTCACCTACCCGGATGACAAGCAGCATGTCGTGGCATCCATCGCACGCCTCATCGAGGCCGGAGAATACCCTGCGAATCTCTCGTAAGCATCGCCATGCACGACATCCGCGCGATTTCCGCACTGTTCGACATGCGCGCCGATTTCCTCGACGCGCAGGCATTCGGCTCGGGCCATATCAACGACACGTATTCCGCCTGGTATGACCAGGCCGGAAGGCGTGTCAGGTACATCCACCAACGGGTGAACCACCTTGTTTTCAAGGAGCCGGTGAAGGTCATGGAAAATGTCGCGCGTGTGACCCGGCATGCGTTGGACGAGTTGTTGGCGAGCGGCAATCCGGACTCCCACCGCCGGACGCTCACTTGCATTCCCGCGAAAGATGGCAAGCCGTATGCCTTCGATGCGGAAGGAAGCCTCTGGCGCACCTATCCGTTCATCGAGCGGGCGATCGGATATGATGAAATCCAGAACAACGAGCAGGCCTACGAGGCGGCGAGAGCGTTCGGGGCCTTTCAAAACCTGACCGCCGGTCTCGCGGGCGAGCGTCTGCATGAGACGATCCCGGATTTCCACCACACCCCCAGGCGTCTGGAAGCACTGGAGGCGGCCGTTCTGAATGACGCCGCGGGCCGCGCTTCTGGAGTGGCGGAGGAAATCGCCTTCGCCCGCGCCCGTGCGGCGGATTGCTCGCGTATCACGGATCTCATCGCCAGCGGCGAGATCCCCGAGCGTGTCACCCACAACGACACGAAGCTCAACAATGTCCTGCTGGACGAAACCACCGCCGAAGGCATCTGCGTCATCGATCTGGACACCACGATGCCAGGTTCCGCGCTTTATGATTTCGGCGATATGGTGCGCACCGCCGCCCCGACCACGCGGGAAGACGATCCGGATGTCACCCACATCGGCCTCCGGCTGGACCGCTTCGAGGCGCTGGTCCGGGGCTATCTTTCCACCGCCACATTCCTGAATCCGGCGGAACGGGCCAACCTGGCGTTCTCGGGCAAACTTCTCACCTTGGAATGCGGCATCCGTTTCCTGACGGATTACCTGAACGGCGACACCTATTTCAAAATCAAAAGGCCGAGGCACAACCTTGATCGTTGCCGGAACCAGTTCGCCTTCGTCCGCACGCTTGAGGAAAACATGCCAGCCATGGAAGAGATCGTTGCGAACGCCTGACAAGCCCTGATCAAATCTCACGCCGCCTCCCCACAGGCGGCGTTTTCATTTTACTCACTTTCAGCGAGATCCTGCAAATTTAGCGAAATTTGCAGCCATTGATTGCAGATATTACAGCATTCCTAAGCAATTCTTCGTAGCAGAACAAAATAATCATTTTAACAAACTCATAGCCATAAAGTTACGCGATATGTATTTGTTTGGCACACTCCTTGCGATATTCCTGATGTTCTCCGGGGGGAGAAAACAGGGACTCCGGTCCCGCTAAAACCAGTGTGTCGATCGGAACAACATTCCACCGGCACGCTGGTTTTTAAGTTTACAGGAGAGCACGCCGACCAGCACATGATTCTGGAGGAGAGAGCCGGAATCCGTTCCAGAACATCGCCTCAAATTCTTGCTGGCATCCCACCCGATTTCGCCTCTCAGTCGCGGGCATACGCCATGTTTGTCATTTCCATCCCCGCACTGAAGAGAAACACCGCCATCTTACGCCAGGTAAAGGAAGCCGCAGGCTGTCATCTGGTACTCGCACTGAAGGGATTTTCCTGTTGGAAGGCGTTTCCCCATCTGCGTGACGATCTCGACGGCTGCTGCGCTTCCGGCTTGTGGGAAGGGCTTCTTGCGCGGGATCATTTCAAGAAGCACGTCGTCACCTATTCGCCCGCCTACGACGAAAATGACATCGCGGAGCTGTGCGAATTCACCGACCATCTGGACTTCAACTCTCTCTCTCAATGGTACCGCTTCCGGGAAACCGTGATGGCGCATCCGCGTTTCACCAGTGGCGACTTGAAATGCGGATTGCGGGTGAACCCGGAATGTTCGACGGGCGAAACTCCGATTTACGATCCCTGCGTACCCGGCTCACGACTCGGCATCACTGCGGAGCAACTCGAAGGCGCGGATCTCTCCGGATTGTCAGGCCTGCACTTCCACACCCTCTGTGAGCAGAATTCGGACGATCTCGAAAAAACCCTGGCCGCGGTGGAGGAGAAATTCGGCCACCTGCTGGGGTCGGACCAGTTCACCTATCTCAACATGGGCGGCGGCCACTGGATCACCAAGCCGTTCTATGATCGCGAGCGGCTCATCCGCCTCGTGCGGGAGACCCGGGAAAAGTATGGTGTGGAGGTCTGGCTTGAGCCGGGCGAGGCGGTCGCCATCCACACGGGCGTGCTGCGCGCCACGGTCATGGACGTCTTCGAATCCGCAGGACACCGGTTGGCCATCCTCTCCATCTCCGCCACCGCCCACATGCCGGACGTGATGGAAATGCCCTATCGTCCGGATGTTTTCCTGGTCGATCCCGCACCATCGGATGCGAAGCCTGCGGTGACATTCGCAGGAGAGAACTACCATCCGGCGGGCGAGGCCGGAGAATGGCTCTATCGACTGGGTGGCCCGACCTGTCTCGCGGGCGATGTCGTGGGTGACTTTTCCTTCCCGCGCGAACTCAAGACCGGCGACACCCTGGTCTTCGATGACATGGCGCACTACACGATGGTGAAGACAACCACATTCAACGGAGTGAAACACCCGGCCATCGCGCTGCAGCACGAGGATGGCTCGCTGGAAGTCATCCGTGAGTTCGGCTATGCGGATTTCCGGGACCGGCTGGCCTGACGGACGACCACGCCACGTTCACGCCTCCGGAGTCTCTTCCCGTCTTGCGGACCATTTCAAGAGTGCGTCGAGAACGGGACAGAGGGATTGCCCCCATACGGTAAGGCTATACTCCACCTTGGGCGGAATCTCAGGATGGACCACCCGTCGGACGATACCGTCCGCCTCAAGCTGGCGGAGCTGCTGTGCGAGCATCTTTTGGGTCACCTCCGGGATCGCCCGTTCAAGTTCCGAAAAGCGCCGGACGTTTCCGCCGAAAAGCTGGAAAAGGATCAACAGCTTCCAGCGCCCTTCCAATACACGGAGCGCCTCCCCGACCGCGAGAGCAGCAGTGACGGGTGTCCACCCGGGTTCCTCACCCGCAGGTGGGTCACTTACTTTTTTGTGGGTTCTTGTCGGTTCCATGGTGTTCGTGCATGCTCGTCCGGATCGGCTCGTGCCGCCATCCCAAATTCCACAAGCAATATTCCATGAATCCGCCCGACATCATCATCCGCTATTTCAACGCCGCGAACGCTGGCAACATCGACGAGGCCTGCGACTGCTTCGCCTCCGATGCGGCCGTCAGCGACGAAGGACAAACCCACGAGGGAAACCAATCGATCCGTACATGGATCGACTCGACGACGAAGAAGTATCATCCGCAGGTCGAGATGCTCCGCATCGGAAAAAAAGACACGATCCTCTGTGTGACAGGGCTGGTATCGGGCGACTTTCCGGGCAGTCCGGCAGAGCTTGATTACCAATTCACCCTTCAAAACAACACCATTTCCAACCTGTCCATCGGATGAAAACAGCCCCACAATTTTCATGTGATCCCCGTGAATTCGCAGGCAAGCGCGTTCTGGTGACGGGAGGGACCAAAGGAGCCGGGGAGGCCATCGTGCGGCGGTTCATCGCCGCTGGTGCGCGGGTGGCGACGGCGGCACGGTCCACGCTGCCGGAAGGACTGTCTCCTGATCTCTTCATCCAAGCCGACATCGGCTCTCCGGATGGAACCGAAAAACTCTCAACCGCGTTGTTGGAGGCATATGGGGGAATCGACATCATCGTTCACAATGTCGGTGGCTCGAGCACCCCGGGTGGCGGTTTCGCCGCGATCACGGATGAGCTGTGGTCGCAGGAACTGAACCTCAACCTGCTGGCCGCGGTGCGGTTGGACCGCGCGTTGTTGCCAACGATGATCCGCCAGGGCGCGGGTGTGGTGGTCCATATTTCATCCATCCAGCGGACGCTGCCCTTGCACGAATCGACCACCGCCTATGCCGCGGCGAAGGCGGCGCTGTCCGCTTA is from Luteolibacter yonseiensis and encodes:
- a CDS encoding Hsp20/alpha crystallin family protein, encoding MNFTQRYQPTRTWFNEFDRLFDRSAFNAPRETFHETENAWVLRIDLPGYAKEDIQLSLTDDILELTAETSPETAFGGKLVRRWKLGGDVDGANTNARLDNGVLELTLPKKPKAVPQPTNIEIQSSNN
- a CDS encoding Hsp20/alpha crystallin family protein codes for the protein MSNCQCPTETAAVRPQFRTREDENGATLQIALPGVRKEDINLTLHESSLRIDATRGDTVPEDWKTHRDTGAVQRYGLDIRLTNRLDGTKTTATIDAGVLTLQVPLREESKPRQIAVN
- a CDS encoding metal ABC transporter ATP-binding protein; translated protein: MSDTHHDCCAHHGQHHELVIDRLTVSYRRVLALEKVSLATSCGNRVALIGPNGAGKSTLLKAIAGLVPRESGTIRWRGTAVKKWSREFAYLPQREEVDWSFPITVRGLVEMGRYPQTGWWRKFSSEDTAAVDRALESLALTGLQHRQIRELSGGQQQRAFLARALAQEAHVLLLDEPFTGLDRNASQLLGDLLNKLAHEGRLVIASHHDLNTVPRLFDEALVLATRPLAFGPVGEVLTPELIEHTFHQPAPGA
- a CDS encoding metal ABC transporter permease — translated: MDFELLTNPFYQRALATAGFIGFANGFFSGFVVLRRDALSVSALSHTMLPGIALGIFLTGALSQWNAFLGAMFAALLVGLGSVAVARGKRVQQGTALAVLYTAAFAAGIALLPKLDTRQELEHWLFGDIIAVGNADIWIAFGIGAFTLLITNLLMRPILLTLFEPNVAAAQGVPVRFIQYLVFGLLVLALVSSLQAVGCVLSVGLLVTPAATVSLLTDRTSSLFWGGGLIGGFGSVAAVLFSGNFGIAPGPAIVIVLGLLFVAAYLFSPKYGLFAPKRH
- a CDS encoding nucleotidyltransferase family protein, producing the protein MKPTLLVLAAGMGSRYGGLKQMDPMGPNGETVLDYSVYDAIRAGFGRVVFIIREDFADAFREGVGSRFADRIQVDYAFQKLTDLPEGFEVPEGRTKPWGTSHAIRAARDLVKESFAVINADDFYGADAYVCAANFLTHPRAELARAHYAMVGYPLINTLSDHGDVNRGICATNEDALLTTVEEYVNIEREADGVVRGNALDGTRREVSETSPVSMNFWAFSHCFFDFLEHEFTEFLKINGKLEKSECYIPTVVDALIRAGKADCTVLETSSHWFGVTYPDDKQHVVASIARLIEAGEYPANLS
- a CDS encoding phosphotransferase enzyme family protein, giving the protein MHDIRAISALFDMRADFLDAQAFGSGHINDTYSAWYDQAGRRVRYIHQRVNHLVFKEPVKVMENVARVTRHALDELLASGNPDSHRRTLTCIPAKDGKPYAFDAEGSLWRTYPFIERAIGYDEIQNNEQAYEAARAFGAFQNLTAGLAGERLHETIPDFHHTPRRLEALEAAVLNDAAGRASGVAEEIAFARARAADCSRITDLIASGEIPERVTHNDTKLNNVLLDETTAEGICVIDLDTTMPGSALYDFGDMVRTAAPTTREDDPDVTHIGLRLDRFEALVRGYLSTATFLNPAERANLAFSGKLLTLECGIRFLTDYLNGDTYFKIKRPRHNLDRCRNQFAFVRTLEENMPAMEEIVANA
- the nspC gene encoding carboxynorspermidine decarboxylase — its product is MFVISIPALKRNTAILRQVKEAAGCHLVLALKGFSCWKAFPHLRDDLDGCCASGLWEGLLARDHFKKHVVTYSPAYDENDIAELCEFTDHLDFNSLSQWYRFRETVMAHPRFTSGDLKCGLRVNPECSTGETPIYDPCVPGSRLGITAEQLEGADLSGLSGLHFHTLCEQNSDDLEKTLAAVEEKFGHLLGSDQFTYLNMGGGHWITKPFYDRERLIRLVRETREKYGVEVWLEPGEAVAIHTGVLRATVMDVFESAGHRLAILSISATAHMPDVMEMPYRPDVFLVDPAPSDAKPAVTFAGENYHPAGEAGEWLYRLGGPTCLAGDVVGDFSFPRELKTGDTLVFDDMAHYTMVKTTTFNGVKHPAIALQHEDGSLEVIREFGYADFRDRLA
- a CDS encoding winged helix-turn-helix transcriptional regulator produces the protein MEPTRTHKKVSDPPAGEEPGWTPVTAALAVGEALRVLEGRWKLLILFQLFGGNVRRFSELERAIPEVTQKMLAQQLRQLEADGIVRRVVHPEIPPKVEYSLTVWGQSLCPVLDALLKWSARREETPEA
- a CDS encoding nuclear transport factor 2 family protein, translated to MNPPDIIIRYFNAANAGNIDEACDCFASDAAVSDEGQTHEGNQSIRTWIDSTTKKYHPQVEMLRIGKKDTILCVTGLVSGDFPGSPAELDYQFTLQNNTISNLSIG
- a CDS encoding SDR family oxidoreductase, whose protein sequence is MKTAPQFSCDPREFAGKRVLVTGGTKGAGEAIVRRFIAAGARVATAARSTLPEGLSPDLFIQADIGSPDGTEKLSTALLEAYGGIDIIVHNVGGSSTPGGGFAAITDELWSQELNLNLLAAVRLDRALLPTMIRQGAGVVVHISSIQRTLPLHESTTAYAAAKAALSAYSKALSKELGPQGVRVNSIAPGWINTTAAQKLVKRMAEHAGTDEETARQGIVDSLGGIPIGRAAWPEEVAELAAFLASDRAASIHGAELVIDGGTIPTL